In one Pseudomonas sp. SG20056 genomic region, the following are encoded:
- the pnuC gene encoding nicotinamide riboside transporter PnuC codes for MSPLEIIASAFGVWAVWLTVRQNRWCWPLGLLMVLMYAWIFYDGKLYSNMLLQGVYAVLQGYGWWQWTRGGSSHTGVQVSRLSQQGISISLAMGTVGALVLGYLMATFTDAAAPWQDAALSAFSLVAQVWMAQKRVECWPLWIVLDLLFVALFVQQGLYPTAALYGLFTLLAVNGWLTWRRDRALVNA; via the coding sequence ATGTCGCCTCTGGAAATCATCGCTTCAGCCTTTGGCGTATGGGCCGTCTGGCTGACCGTGCGGCAAAACCGCTGGTGCTGGCCGCTGGGCTTGCTGATGGTGCTGATGTACGCCTGGATCTTCTATGACGGCAAGCTGTACTCAAACATGCTGCTGCAAGGCGTGTATGCGGTATTGCAGGGCTACGGCTGGTGGCAATGGACGCGTGGCGGCAGCAGCCATACGGGCGTGCAGGTCAGCCGGCTTAGCCAGCAGGGCATATCGATCAGCCTAGCTATGGGCACAGTTGGCGCCCTTGTGCTCGGTTACCTGATGGCGACCTTCACCGATGCTGCCGCGCCCTGGCAGGATGCCGCACTGAGTGCCTTCAGCCTAGTCGCCCAAGTCTGGATGGCGCAGAAACGTGTTGAATGCTGGCCACTCTGGATAGTTCTCGACCTGCTCTTCGTGGCGCTGTTTGTACAACAGGGCCTGTACCCGACGGCAGCACTCTATGGGCTGTTTACCCTCTTGGCAGTCAATGGCTGGCTAACCTGGCGACGTGATCGCGCGCTGGTCAACGCATGA
- a CDS encoding AAA family ATPase produces MKVLVLTGPESSGKSWLAEHIQATFGGLLVGEYVRHFIEREQRDTCYADISAIAQGQLAWEDQARAARPELLILDTHLLSNMLWSQQLFGDCPAWIEHALLERDYHLHLLLNPVDVPWVDDGQRCQPELAQRLTFYQQCEHWLRLHQQPLQCIQGDWAQRREQTLKTVAHWLNSMQ; encoded by the coding sequence ATGAAGGTACTGGTGCTCACTGGGCCTGAATCCAGTGGCAAAAGCTGGCTGGCCGAACATATTCAGGCGACTTTTGGTGGATTGCTAGTCGGCGAGTACGTGCGGCATTTTATCGAGCGCGAGCAGCGCGACACCTGCTACGCCGACATCAGCGCAATCGCTCAGGGCCAACTGGCCTGGGAAGACCAAGCCAGAGCGGCGCGGCCCGAGCTGCTGATTCTCGATACTCACCTGCTGAGCAATATGCTCTGGAGTCAGCAGCTGTTTGGTGATTGCCCCGCCTGGATTGAGCACGCCTTGCTCGAACGTGATTACCACCTGCACCTGTTGCTAAACCCGGTGGATGTGCCCTGGGTCGATGATGGTCAACGCTGCCAGCCGGAATTGGCCCAGCGCCTGACGTTCTACCAACAGTGCGAGCACTGGTTGCGGCTCCACCAACAGCCGCTGCAGTGCATTCAGGGCGACTGGGCGCAGCGCCGTGAGCAGACGCTGAAGACAGTGGCGCACTGGCTCAATTCAATGCAGTAG
- a CDS encoding DUF3429 domain-containing protein yields the protein MHPFDASQPPKLALLLGYAGLVPFVTGALGIWVTPEGWRVVVLAALLDYAAVILAFMGAIHWGLAMRAENAGEPAQIQLGLSVVPPLLGWLAISGGMPTSLALPLCLLAFGGLYAADLRAVKLGLAPQWYPSLRRPLTIIVCLSLLLAWASVLLH from the coding sequence ATGCATCCATTCGACGCATCACAACCGCCTAAATTGGCGTTGTTACTGGGCTATGCCGGGCTGGTGCCTTTTGTCACTGGGGCATTGGGCATCTGGGTGACGCCAGAGGGTTGGCGGGTGGTAGTACTGGCTGCCTTGCTGGACTACGCGGCAGTGATCCTGGCCTTTATGGGGGCGATTCACTGGGGGCTGGCCATGCGCGCGGAAAATGCCGGTGAGCCGGCGCAGATACAGCTGGGGCTGTCGGTGGTACCGCCGTTGCTGGGTTGGTTGGCGATCAGTGGCGGCATGCCAACTAGCCTGGCTTTGCCTCTGTGCTTGCTGGCGTTTGGTGGGTTGTATGCCGCCGACTTGCGTGCAGTGAAACTGGGCCTGGCGCCGCAGTGGTATCCCAGCCTGCGCCGGCCGCTGACGATTATCGTCTGCCTGAGCCTGTTACTGGCCTGGGCCAGTGTGCTACTGCATTGA
- a CDS encoding di-heme-cytochrome C peroxidase, translated as MRILRRALYGLLLLLVVGLLVALYFIANPNLPVYQQPDKLHYLDQWSAEERQTYYYTPQGTQVKGLRYEWFSALELPFSSNKFATPDYLARFGFLVDPAQQPTQLNPGNLPVGFARHADAESGEHYLDISCAACHTGELRYKGQAVRIDGGAALHSLASTVPTVRGGSFGQALGMSMAFTYYNPLKFRRFAKQVLGDEYTSQKAQLRRDFKVVLDRLLGTAFNDWHRGLYPTEEGFGRTDAFGRIANSVFGDAIDPSNYRVANAPVSYPQVWDIWKFDWVQWNGSAMQPMARNVGEALGVGATLRLLNTDGHPVAEAERYASSVRLRDLFTLEETLKQLQPPTWPEEVFGKVDLPLASRGRALFAENCAYCHAPDPKKPDERFAPARDPEWRMRVVPTSIVGTDPTTADNIADHRFDISKLGWTKAELSKLDVRLFGATLDDIDMRSISSAKALAYVTAYVENRAYQDAGISERERWRMDGFGLPIGVQEKRGYKARPLDGIWATPPFLHNGSVPTLFQLLSPVSERQTQFWVGNFEFNPKQIGYNSEKFTGGFHFDTQVTGNSNRGHEFRAGCREDGVIGRALQPEERWALIEYLKVLGNPALEQQLQPVAAKEWPPARLARTETHAVCEPHTENN; from the coding sequence ATGCGCATTCTCCGTCGAGCCCTGTATGGGCTTCTTTTGTTGCTGGTGGTAGGGCTGCTGGTCGCCCTGTACTTCATCGCCAACCCCAACCTACCGGTCTATCAGCAACCCGACAAACTGCACTACCTCGATCAATGGTCCGCAGAAGAACGTCAGACCTACTACTACACCCCTCAGGGTACCCAGGTGAAAGGTCTGCGTTATGAATGGTTCAGCGCTCTGGAGCTGCCATTCAGCAGTAACAAGTTCGCCACCCCGGATTATCTTGCGCGTTTCGGTTTTCTCGTCGACCCCGCCCAACAGCCCACGCAGCTGAACCCCGGCAACCTGCCTGTCGGCTTTGCCCGGCATGCCGATGCGGAAAGTGGCGAGCATTACCTGGATATCAGCTGCGCCGCCTGCCACACCGGCGAGCTGCGCTATAAGGGCCAGGCCGTGCGCATCGACGGCGGCGCGGCGCTGCATTCGTTGGCGTCCACCGTACCCACAGTGCGTGGCGGCAGTTTCGGCCAAGCGCTCGGCATGAGTATGGCCTTCACCTATTACAACCCGCTGAAATTCCGCCGCTTCGCCAAGCAGGTACTCGGCGATGAATACACCAGCCAAAAAGCGCAATTACGCCGCGACTTCAAGGTCGTACTCGACCGCCTGCTCGGCACCGCGTTCAATGATTGGCACCGCGGCCTTTATCCGACCGAGGAAGGTTTTGGCCGTACCGATGCCTTCGGCCGGATTGCCAACAGCGTTTTTGGTGATGCCATTGACCCGAGCAACTACCGAGTCGCCAATGCCCCAGTGAGCTATCCGCAGGTCTGGGATATCTGGAAATTCGACTGGGTACAGTGGAACGGCTCAGCCATGCAGCCCATGGCACGCAACGTTGGCGAGGCCCTGGGGGTCGGCGCCACCTTGCGCCTGCTGAATACCGACGGCCACCCGGTGGCAGAGGCCGAGCGCTACGCCTCCAGCGTACGCCTGCGTGACCTGTTCACCCTGGAGGAAACCCTCAAGCAACTACAACCGCCTACTTGGCCAGAAGAGGTGTTCGGCAAGGTCGATCTGCCGTTGGCCAGCCGTGGCCGCGCACTGTTTGCAGAAAACTGCGCCTACTGCCATGCACCTGATCCGAAGAAGCCAGATGAGCGTTTTGCCCCTGCCCGCGACCCGGAATGGCGTATGCGTGTGGTACCAACTTCCATAGTCGGCACCGACCCGACCACAGCGGACAATATCGCCGACCACCGCTTCGATATCAGCAAACTGGGCTGGACCAAGGCCGAGCTGAGCAAGCTGGATGTACGCCTGTTTGGCGCCACGCTGGACGATATCGATATGCGCAGCATCTCCAGCGCCAAGGCCCTGGCCTATGTCACCGCCTATGTGGAAAACCGCGCCTATCAGGATGCCGGCATTTCCGAGCGTGAACGCTGGCGTATGGACGGTTTTGGCCTGCCGATTGGCGTGCAGGAAAAACGCGGCTACAAGGCGCGTCCTCTGGATGGCATCTGGGCCACGCCGCCGTTCCTGCATAACGGCTCGGTGCCGACTCTCTTTCAGTTGCTGTCGCCAGTGTCTGAGCGACAAACCCAGTTCTGGGTGGGCAACTTCGAGTTCAACCCAAAACAGATTGGCTATAACAGCGAAAAATTCACCGGCGGTTTCCACTTCGATACCCAGGTCACCGGCAACAGCAATCGCGGCCATGAATTCCGCGCGGGATGCCGTGAAGACGGCGTGATTGGCCGCGCCCTGCAACCGGAAGAGCGCTGGGCGCTGATCGAATACCTCAAGGTCTTGGGCAACCCGGCTCTGGAACAGCAACTACAGCCTGTGGCCGCCAAAGAGTGGCCCCCGGCCCGTCTTGCCAGAACTGAAACGCATGCGGTCTGTGAACCGCACACTGAGAATAATTAA
- a CDS encoding catalase family protein — MFKRFWLWLGRVLGKLLALVLAIGIGGWAIGAAYYGWKFSGPVSTEEQIPADEAALTQGIIEDAIRVVEQHRDNTRVLRDAHAKAHGCVKAEVTVSADIDSSLQRGVLSEPGKTWQAWMRLSNGNAYPQFDRARDARGMAIKLLDVPGEKLTQSPQHASEQDFVMFNHPAFFVRNVAEYKSNFAAQADGKKAMAFFPSWNPSTWEIRHLIIALKTLSPAPETPVATTYNSIAPFKLGEHNIKYRVIPQPEACPEYQLPEQNQDLPNFLRNALYQQLSLDRVPACFALQIQRQNAEYYMPIEDPSVEWSEAISPFETVATIKVPAQDFDSREQNLFCDNLSFNPWHALPEHRPIGGINRLRKAVYEAVSIYRLERNQP, encoded by the coding sequence ATGTTTAAACGATTCTGGCTCTGGCTTGGCCGCGTACTGGGCAAATTGCTAGCGCTTGTATTGGCCATAGGCATTGGCGGCTGGGCCATCGGGGCGGCCTATTACGGTTGGAAGTTCTCCGGCCCGGTATCCACTGAAGAGCAGATCCCTGCCGATGAAGCCGCGCTCACCCAAGGCATCATCGAGGATGCCATTCGTGTGGTCGAGCAGCACCGTGACAACACACGAGTACTGCGCGATGCCCACGCCAAGGCGCATGGCTGCGTAAAGGCCGAAGTCACCGTCAGTGCTGATATCGATAGCAGCCTGCAACGCGGTGTGCTCAGCGAACCAGGGAAAACCTGGCAAGCCTGGATGCGCCTGTCCAACGGTAATGCCTACCCGCAATTTGACCGTGCTCGCGATGCGCGCGGCATGGCGATCAAGCTGTTGGATGTCCCCGGTGAAAAACTGACGCAAAGCCCGCAGCACGCCAGCGAGCAGGACTTTGTGATGTTCAACCACCCAGCGTTTTTCGTGCGCAACGTGGCCGAGTACAAAAGCAATTTCGCCGCCCAGGCCGACGGTAAAAAGGCCATGGCCTTCTTCCCCAGCTGGAACCCTAGCACCTGGGAAATCCGCCACCTGATCATCGCCCTGAAAACACTGTCCCCTGCCCCTGAAACCCCCGTGGCAACCACCTACAACTCTATCGCCCCATTCAAACTGGGTGAGCACAACATCAAGTACCGGGTTATTCCTCAACCGGAAGCCTGCCCGGAGTACCAGTTGCCTGAACAGAATCAGGACCTGCCGAATTTCCTGCGCAATGCGCTGTACCAGCAGTTGTCGCTGGATCGCGTACCCGCCTGTTTTGCCCTGCAGATTCAGCGGCAGAACGCGGAGTACTACATGCCCATCGAAGACCCCAGCGTTGAATGGAGCGAAGCCATTTCGCCGTTCGAAACCGTCGCCACCATCAAAGTGCCTGCGCAGGACTTTGATAGCCGCGAGCAGAACCTGTTCTGTGACAACCTCTCCTTCAATCCCTGGCATGCGCTGCCCGAACATCGCCCGATTGGCGGCATCAACCGTCTACGCAAGGCGGTCTATGAGGCCGTCAGCATTTACCGGTTGGAGCGAAATCAGCCATAA
- the queD gene encoding 6-carboxytetrahydropterin synthase QueD — MELFKEFMFEAAHRLPHVPEGHKCGRLHGHSFKVAVYIEGEVDPYTGWIRDFSEIKAIFKPLYEQLDHNYLNDIPGLENPTSEVLAKWIWQQLKPLLPELSRIRIHETCTSGCEYRGD, encoded by the coding sequence GTGGAATTGTTCAAAGAGTTTATGTTCGAGGCCGCCCATCGCCTGCCTCACGTCCCTGAAGGCCACAAATGCGGGCGCCTGCATGGCCACTCCTTCAAGGTCGCGGTGTATATCGAAGGTGAAGTTGACCCCTACACCGGCTGGATTCGTGATTTTTCCGAGATCAAGGCAATCTTCAAGCCGCTCTATGAGCAGCTCGACCACAACTACCTGAACGATATTCCTGGCCTGGAAAACCCCACCAGTGAAGTGCTGGCTAAATGGATCTGGCAGCAACTCAAGCCGTTGCTACCTGAGCTGTCGCGTATTCGCATCCACGAAACCTGCACCAGTGGTTGCGAATACCGCGGCGATTGA
- a CDS encoding TRL-like family protein, translating into MLKKIALAAGLVTLLSGCASGLSPVSVGLITDVKGPITATTASGNKTGTACASTIIGLINKGDASIAAAKANGNIGTIATADYHTKGFYPFFGETCVNVTGN; encoded by the coding sequence ATGTTGAAGAAAATTGCTCTGGCTGCCGGCCTGGTTACCCTGCTCAGCGGTTGCGCTTCTGGCCTGTCGCCAGTCAGCGTTGGCCTGATCACCGACGTTAAAGGCCCGATCACCGCCACCACCGCTTCCGGTAACAAAACCGGTACTGCTTGCGCCAGCACCATCATTGGTCTGATCAACAAAGGCGACGCTTCCATTGCTGCCGCCAAGGCCAATGGCAACATCGGCACCATCGCTACCGCTGATTACCACACCAAAGGCTTCTACCCGTTCTTCGGCGAAACTTGCGTGAACGTAACCGGTAACTAA